One Glycine soja cultivar W05 chromosome 2, ASM419377v2, whole genome shotgun sequence genomic region harbors:
- the LOC114388183 gene encoding LAG1 longevity assurance homolog 3-like produces MGTWVLQQVTSIDWNWNHESYPDFRDFSVIPFFALFFPSLRFLLDTFLFEQVARRLIFGKGHKKMDFQTLERKKKISKFKESAWKCVYFLSAEIFALAVTYDEPWFTDTRYFWVGPGNQIWPDQKIKLKLKVLYMYAAGFYTYSILALVFWETKRSDFVVSMGHHVITVILIVLSYIFRFVRVGSVVLALHDASDVFIETGKMSKYSGAETTASIAFILFVLCFTVTRIIYYPFWILRSTSYEVVHALKMDLVDGPLYYYVFNSLLYFLQVLHIYWWVLMLRMLVKQIQEKGKVSEDIRSDSEDEDEHKHEE; encoded by the exons ATGGGTACTTGGGTTCTTCAACAAGTGACCTCTATTGATTGGAATTGGAACCATGAATCCTACCCAGACTTTCGTGATTTCTCTGTTATACCCTTCTTCGCTCTCTTCTTCCCCTCCCTTCGCTTCCTTCTCGACACGTTCCTATTCGAG CAAGTGGCCAGACGATTGATTTTTGGAAAGGGACACAAGAAGATGGATTTTCAAACacttgagagaaaaaagaagattaGCAAATTTAAGGAATCGGCATGgaaatgtgtttattttctatctGCAGAAATTTTTGCTTTGGCAGTAACATATGATGAACCTTGGTTTACTGATACAAGGTACTTTTGGGTGGGGCCAGGGAATCAGATATGGCCAGATCAAAAGATTAA ATTGAAATTGAAAGTGCTCTATATGTATGCTGCTGGATTTTATACATACTCCATACTTGCTTTAGTATTTTGGGAAACGAAGCGCTCTGACTTTGTGGTTTCCATGGGCCATCATGTTATTACTGTCATTCTCATCGTGTTATCCTACATTTTTAG GTTTGTTCGTGTTGGATCTGTAGTTTTAGCTCTTCATGATGCTAGTGATGTGTTTATTGAGACAGGAAAAATGTCCAAATACAGTGGTGCTGAAACAACAGCTAGCATTGcatttattctttttgttttgtgttttacCGTGACACGGATCATTTACTACCCATTCTGGATTCTTAGGAGTACGAG CTATGAAGTTGTTCACGCCTTGAAAATGGACCTGGTGGATGGTCCattatattattatgtgttCAATTCTCTTCTATATTTCTTGCAAGTTCTTCATATATATTGGTGGGTTCTGATGCTTAGGATGCTTGTTAAACAAatccaagaaaaaggaaaagttaGTGAAGATATCCGATCTG ATtcagaagatgaagatgaacatAAACATGAAGAATGA
- the LOC114371018 gene encoding F-box/FBD/LRR-repeat protein At1g13570-like, translating into MTAQFQKIVVADHMDRISDLPSHLIDFILQRLPLQDVVRTSLLSSKWRYKWTSIPKLDFSNDFFQKCRDLELHEVSSTITEILLIHDGQLDEFVLCIPENVPIKIESLNKWILCLSRKGIKELELWNLQTDPCETPSHIFSCQGLTYLQLHNFKLSTVPNFSSFKSLVYLMLVDIIFESSAIDLMFGCPSLVMLSICYCSGFECINVSSPALEVLHVQGEQVIKSICLEKAKRMTDVSLMADNPGDNFDMDTISNLIKGLSEVESMCLTEGYIQIFSTAYTLPKSLQKPLNCLESLELEGVNFDDTTELLFVISLLKSSPNLEKLFIQGNYSTGVDLPQILEKSKYNGCCLSHLLTVHIKAYKPCENTMNFIRFLLANSTSLELLTFCIIPAHDQQHHSISSVGRELEQMARASKSAVVEFIDLSFD; encoded by the exons ATGACGGCCCAGTTCCAGAAGATTGTTGTTGCTGACCACATGGATCGAATTAGTGATTTACCAAGTcatttgattgattttattCTACAACGCTTGCCCCTGCAAGATGTTGTTAGAACGAGTttattatcaagtaaatggagaTATAAGTGGACTTCTATCCCCAAACTTgatttttcaaatgatttttttcaaaagtgtAGGGATTTAGAACTTCATGAAGTTTCAAGTACTATTACAGAAATTCTTTTGATTCACGATGGGCAATTAGATGAGTTTGTTCTTTGCATTCCCGAAAATGTGCCAATCAAAATTGAATCCCTTAATAAGTGGATTCTTTGTTTATCAAGAAAAGGGATTAAAGAACTTGAGCTTTGGAACCTTCAAACAGATCCTTGTGAAACACCATCTCATATCTTCTCTTGTCAAGGATTGACGTATCTTCAACttcacaattttaaattatcaactGTGCCTAATTTTTCTAGCTTTAAAAGTTTGGTTTACCTTATGTTAGTTGATATTATATTTGAGTCCAGTGCAATTGATCTTATGTTTGGTTGTCCATCACTTGTGATGCTCTCCATTTGTTACTGTTCTGGTTTTGAGTGTATCAATGTGTCCTCTCCTGCTCTCGAAGTCTTACATGTACAAGGTGAACAAGTTATCAAGTCAATTTGTTTGGAGAAAGCTAAAAGAATGACTGATGTTTCACTCATGGCTGATAATCCTGGGGATAACTTTGACATGGATACAATATCAAATTTGATCAAAGGCTTGTCAGAAGTTGAAAGCATGTGTTTAACAGAAGGTTATATTCAG ATCTTTTCCACAGCTTATACCCTTCCAAAGAGTTTGCAAAAACCACTCAACTGCTTAGAATCTCTAGAATTGGAAGGTGTGAATTTCGACGATACAACAGAGCTTCTGTTTGTTATTTCCCTACTTAAAAGTTCTCCAAACCTAGAGAAACTTTTTATACAG GGTAATTATAGCACTGGCGTGGATCTGCCACAAATATTGGAGAAGTCAAAGTACAATGGTTGTTGCCTTAGTCACCTTCTGACTGTGCACATAAAAGCTTACAAACCCTGTGAGAATACAATGAACTTCATACGTTTTTTGCTGGCTAATTCCACATCATTGGAGCTCCTTACTTTCTGCATTATTCCTGCTCATGATCAACAACATCATTCCATATCTAGTGTTGGACGAGAATTGGAACAAATGGCACGAGCTTCAAAAAGTGCAGTAGTTGAGTTCATTGATTTATCATTTGATTGA